A window of the Diabrotica undecimpunctata isolate CICGRU chromosome 1, icDiaUnde3, whole genome shotgun sequence genome harbors these coding sequences:
- the Orc2 gene encoding origin recognition complex subunit 2, with product MFWRHLVYKYLYLFLCVTKFQFYKKIYFNFYKIERYIKDQKRKVLKMESSTPSRRTARTKKPSLKALESLYSLKIQNSGIVQVIDSDDESEDEIDIENIDVDVNKPKVMHENEVVHGEDIFTFQKRKNREALAQKVAEACDLKTPKHVRTKTKSRIAKMIKEDSESEFEVSSEESESSSCSNKSEDSSDSNSDDKNAKDIKNKKMKFKEANLQTTQTRSRNYHIKTDEYFEKASSKKIETSNNTLERLETPRLPQYQLQKLLHRVSLSNQHIEAIQKLRKVNENYFTKWLYFLNENFNILLYGLGSKRNIINQFQSSYLRSQPVVVVNGYFPSINIKSILDAILDLLEIEDIPGNPIEACDLIISEFQNIPDSCLYIIIHNIEGETLRNGKTQNILAKLASSKNIHFIASIDHINAPLIWDHNKLSKFNYIWWDVTSFATYEEETSFEQSMMVQQSSTLALSSLRNVFASLTSNSKSIYNLIVTHQIENGKSQYYQGLAFKDLYQMCREAFIVSSDLALRAQLTEFVDHKMLKMKRSVDGTEYLVIPLASTLLQKFLDENQ from the exons aTGTTTTGGCGCCATttagtttataaatatttatatctaTTTTTATGTGTAACAAAGTTTCAATTttataaaaagatttattttaacttttataaaatagaaagatatattaaagatcaaaaaagaaaagttttaaaaatggaaTCTTCAACACCCTCCAGACGAACAGCACGAACAAAGAAACCCAGTTTAAAAGCACTAGAATCTctttattcacttaaaatacaaaattcaGGTATTGTTCAAGTTATAGACAGCGATGATGAATCCGAAGATGAAAtagatatagaaaatatagaCGTAGATGTAAATAAGCCGAAAGTGATGCATGAAAATGAGGTAGTCCATGGAGAAGACATATTTACTTTCCAAAAAAGAAAGAACAGAGAAGCACTTGCTCAAAAAGTAGCTGAAGCATGTGATTTAAAAACTCCTAAGCATGTTCGTACAAAAACAAAAAGTAGGATAGCAAAAATGATAAAAGAGGACAGTGAAAGTGAATTTGAAGTGTCCTCTGAAGAGTCTGAGAGTAGTAGTTGCAGTAATAAAAGTGAAGACAGTTCTGACTCAAATTCTGATGATAAAAATGCAAAG gatattaaaaacaaaaagatgAAATTCAAGGAAGCTAATTTACAAACCACACAAACTAGGAGCAGAAACTATCATATTAAAACAGATGAGTACTTCGAAAAAGCATCATCCAAGAAAATAGAAACTTCAAATAATACCCTTGAAAGATTAGAGACTCCAAGACTGCCCCAATATCAACTTCAAAAGTTATTACACAGAGTTTCTCTTTCAAATCAACACATTGAGGCaatacaaaaattaagaaaagttaatgaaaattattttacgaaatggctTTACTTTTTAAATGAAAACTTTAATATACTTTTATATGGATTAGGATCTAAGAGAAATATTATCAATCAGTTTCAAAGTTCATACCTAAGAAGTCAACCTGTTGTTGTTGTAAATGGTTATTTTCCTAGTATCAATATTAAAAGTATATTAGATGCAATTTTGGATCTGTTAGAGATTGAAGATATCCCTGGGAATCCTATAGAAGCTTGTGATTTAATAATAAGTGAATTCCAAAATATTCCTGATAGCTGTCTATATATAATTATACATAATATTGAGGGTGAGACCTTAAGAAATGGAAAAACACAGAATATTCTTGCCAAATTAGCATCtagtaaaaatatacattttatagCTTCTATAGATCACATCAATGCTCCCTTAATATGGGATCACAACAAACTCAGTAAGTTTAATTATATTTGGTGGGATGTTACATCATTTGCAACTTATGAGGAAGAAACTTCATTTGAACAGTCTATGATGGTACAACAAAGCAGCACATTAGCTCTGTCATCTCTACGGAATGTTTTTGCTTCTCTAACTTCCAATTCTAAAAGTATTTATAATCTAATAGTTACACATCAGATAGAAAATGGCAAGTCTCAGTACTACCAGGGACTAGCATTCAAGGATTTATACCAGATGTGCAGAGAAGCCTTCATAGTCAGCTCAGATTTGGCTTTGAGGGCCCAACTTACTGAATTTGTTGACCACAAGATGCTTAAGATGAAGAGATCTGTGGATGGAACTGAGTATTTGGTGATTCCATTAGCCAGTACATTGCTGCAGAAGTTTTTAGATGAAAATCAGTAA
- the Tcs6 gene encoding EKC/KEOPS complex subunit LAGE3: protein MDKSDDYEIDLEVPFQSHRIAEIAYDVLRVDKEPARSGVIKVLRVEEDKLIAHFSATLPKQLRVAVTGFFEKLQLISETIELLGPPLSNEYNYY, encoded by the exons ATGGATAAATCTGATGACTATGAAAT TGATCTTGAGGTACCATTCCAAAGTCACAGAATCGCAGAAATTGCTTATGATGTATTGAGAGTAGATAAAGAACCTGCTAGAAGTGGTGTTATCAAGGTTTTACGGGTAGAGGAGGACAAATTAATAGC gcATTTCTCTGCTACCCTGCCAAAGCAGTTGCGGGTGGCAGTAActggattttttgaaaaattgcaACTAATATCTGAAACCATCGAACTTTTAGGACCTCCACTTAGTAACGAGtataattactattaa
- the PIG-P gene encoding phosphatidylinositol N-acetylglucosaminyltransferase subunit P, which produces MPEHTPAPTPSRAVYGFVMYLSFRIFFIVYVIWAVLPEKYFKAIGITFLPQRHWAITVPVYLLTVLTTVAFVIYPSLGLCMTPTVDDMRTIKDKVGSKKRHTEVHLDGGSNGISTSCVCKEKDKCSMQLYNKIQHTFVNNTIPILRDLEIWDVSDHLYLNS; this is translated from the coding sequence atgcCAGAGCATACTCCTGCACCAACACCAAGTAGAGCTGTGTATGGTTTTGTTATGTATCTTTCctttagaatatttttcatagTTTATGTTATTTGGGCTGTCTTACCAGAGAAGTATTTCAAAGCAATTGGTATCACATTTCTTCCTCAGAGACATTGGGCAATAACAGTACCTGTTTACTTGTTAACAGTGCTCACTACTGTTGCGTTTGTTATTTATCCAAGTTTAGGTCTTTGTATGACACCAACGGTTGATGATATGAGGACTATCAAAGATAAAGTGGGGAGTAAAAAGAGACATACTGAGGTACATTTAGATGGAGGAAGTAATGGTATAAGTACAAGCTGTGTATGTAAAGAAAAAGATAAATGTTCTATgcaattatataataaaatacagcATACATTTGTAAATAACACTATTCCTATTTTACGTGATTTGGAAATATGGGATGTATCAGATCACTTGTATTTAAATAGTTAG